The following coding sequences are from one Granulicella arctica window:
- a CDS encoding metal-dependent transcriptional regulator, producing the protein MPEAITISKEDYLKAILEAESEGHTVIPTFLAHWLEVSPPAVTKAVKKLKQDGYIDGKADGGLRLTAKGKEAAYRTALRHHLIERMLSEVFGMEWHQIHAEAERLEHAVSPIFEAKLIEKLGAQGLCPHGNEVLPEAPAQRKRRGLLPLIEAVEHTDYVVASLYERDPKLLEFLHRLGIGPRAPIKVLERNYDDTWRIQTPNGPATIGKSAAERVWIQPKSSNERRKK; encoded by the coding sequence ATGCCGGAAGCAATCACCATCTCCAAAGAGGATTACCTCAAGGCTATTCTCGAAGCCGAGAGCGAGGGGCACACAGTCATCCCGACCTTCCTAGCCCATTGGCTGGAAGTATCCCCGCCAGCCGTGACAAAGGCGGTGAAAAAACTCAAACAGGATGGTTATATCGATGGCAAGGCCGACGGTGGTCTTCGCCTAACAGCAAAGGGCAAGGAGGCGGCATACCGCACCGCCCTTCGACATCACTTGATTGAGCGCATGCTCTCTGAAGTCTTTGGGATGGAGTGGCATCAGATTCATGCCGAGGCAGAACGCCTTGAGCACGCTGTCTCCCCGATATTCGAAGCGAAACTCATCGAAAAACTTGGAGCTCAGGGCCTCTGTCCACACGGAAATGAAGTTCTCCCTGAAGCGCCCGCACAGAGAAAGCGCCGCGGCCTGCTTCCTCTGATTGAAGCGGTAGAGCACACCGACTATGTCGTGGCCAGTCTTTATGAGCGCGATCCCAAGCTGCTGGAGTTCCTGCATAGACTTGGGATCGGCCCCCGTGCTCCCATCAAGGTTTTGGAGCGAAACTACGACGATACCTGGAGAATTCAGACTCCAAACGGCCCAGCCACGATTGGAAAATCCGCAGCAGAACGAGTCTGGATACAGCCCAAATCGTCCAATGAACGTCGGAAAAAATAA
- a CDS encoding TonB-dependent receptor, with protein sequence MAQIRVARFFLICFAVLTMVNTAFLLAQSGTSSAIVGTVADATGAVLSNANVTSTNVDTKASRTGQTNADGRFLFSQVNPGTYTVTVTANGFADQTSLPTEVSVGQTVTLNFSVRPSSASQNVEVSAQQGLLSLENANTTTTLDSKTIASLPNPGQDLTYLAQFAQGALMNTAGSSNDAKAAGGYGNVEFNGLPATSNGYILDGYDTNDPWLGLNIGLSTNLVIGLDAVQEATINTNSFAVDQGRYGASQVNYFTKSGTNKFHGDIYEIWNGSLLNAQDYFLHANDTPGNTAKKPRSTVNEFGVSAGGPIRKDKLFFFAHYEGIRIALPLVSQAVVPSPAYQQYVLGQLATGGTDPITATALPAQPQEIPFYQSMFKLYRNTSGTPIPVSSCPLDASGALLSGTQTSGSLFTGSGCANQQQVSLTNSDSENLLVLKIDHTIDANNSIWYRFQQDTGLQAAYTDPINPIFNSYSPQPQRTLVAGYTHLFTPNLVNQFNPGASWYASIFEPNDFAQVKQAFPIVLTAGSANAPFTTLGGNNNTYPQGRKVTQWQINDNLIWTQGKNTYKFGINTRRIDVSDYDLGEGTVPTVIYNDLAQFTYGAAYTASQTFPVSLKERVAAGNIDLYTMDTYKPNARTTLTAGMRTTWNTNPTNEQRLFARPAGSFLDLSHDTTQPLNQVIQTQVSGLFPATPLFVWQPRVSVAYQVTPRVVIHTGFGVFNDIIPAQIADLAATNAPYSPTFVGGIGGQVGGIGIAPSVTNSAIDATANANQNFQSTFSAGAAPCTGIATGAATCPLAVSLNTFPSGTLKTPYYYQYNLGIEQQIGAHGSLRVDYVGTRGLHEPYQVQLNGYQTVCKGCFAPYPYQQPIDQRFGSVDEFRTDANSVYSGLQTSVTQQFKSLTLKGNYTFSHCLDEVSNGGLLPFSTQGILSPLPGELSHQYGDCDYDVRHNVSAFGIYQIPFFSSHSFLRAVLGGWSYSETAFFHTGLPFTVLSQPYTANNNGVFQNSGPQFARRVPGVPLYRKTPYPGVTQAGTKQWLNPEAFVSVVDPTTGACTGGDSIATCQFGNAGRNTVRGPHFTDSDIYITKKFPITEAVSLRFDTQFFNAFNHPNFALPSNVEAGVPGVYVPAKFGTLESTISPPTGLLGVGLGGDSSPRMIAFQARIEF encoded by the coding sequence ATGGCACAAATTCGGGTCGCCAGATTTTTTTTGATCTGTTTTGCAGTATTAACCATGGTTAATACTGCGTTTCTGCTGGCGCAAAGCGGCACGTCAAGCGCGATCGTTGGAACTGTGGCAGACGCTACGGGAGCGGTTCTGTCTAACGCAAATGTGACTTCAACCAACGTCGATACTAAGGCGTCCCGCACCGGCCAAACAAACGCTGACGGGAGGTTTCTCTTCTCTCAGGTCAATCCCGGAACCTATACGGTCACGGTGACAGCAAACGGATTCGCGGATCAAACCTCGCTCCCCACGGAAGTCTCCGTCGGACAAACCGTCACGTTGAATTTCAGTGTCCGTCCTTCTTCAGCATCGCAAAACGTTGAGGTCAGCGCCCAACAGGGATTGCTCAGTCTCGAAAACGCAAACACCACAACGACTTTGGACTCGAAGACCATTGCGAGCCTTCCCAACCCCGGACAAGATCTGACGTATCTCGCGCAGTTCGCCCAGGGCGCGCTGATGAACACAGCCGGCTCATCCAATGACGCGAAGGCTGCTGGCGGTTACGGCAACGTCGAATTCAATGGCCTGCCTGCAACATCAAATGGCTACATTCTCGATGGCTACGACACCAACGATCCGTGGCTTGGGTTGAACATCGGCCTCTCCACTAATCTCGTGATTGGTCTCGATGCGGTGCAAGAGGCAACTATCAACACAAACTCCTTCGCAGTCGATCAGGGACGCTATGGCGCATCGCAAGTAAACTACTTCACCAAGTCAGGAACCAACAAGTTCCATGGTGACATCTACGAAATCTGGAACGGGTCTCTGCTGAACGCACAGGACTACTTTCTCCATGCGAACGACACCCCAGGAAACACCGCCAAGAAGCCGCGCTCGACCGTCAACGAATTTGGAGTAAGTGCCGGCGGCCCCATCCGAAAAGACAAGCTGTTCTTCTTTGCTCACTACGAGGGAATCCGAATTGCTCTGCCTTTGGTCTCTCAAGCAGTAGTGCCCTCTCCTGCATATCAGCAATACGTACTGGGACAACTCGCAACTGGCGGAACGGACCCGATCACTGCGACTGCACTCCCAGCGCAGCCGCAGGAGATCCCGTTCTATCAGTCGATGTTCAAGCTCTATCGCAATACAAGCGGCACTCCCATTCCGGTAAGCTCCTGTCCCCTCGATGCAAGCGGGGCACTTCTCTCAGGCACACAAACAAGCGGAAGTCTCTTTACAGGAAGCGGTTGTGCAAATCAGCAGCAAGTGTCACTAACCAACAGCGACAGCGAAAATCTTTTAGTGCTCAAGATCGACCATACGATCGATGCAAACAACAGCATCTGGTATCGCTTTCAACAAGACACAGGATTGCAAGCCGCTTATACCGACCCAATCAACCCGATCTTCAACTCTTACTCGCCACAACCGCAACGAACCTTAGTCGCGGGTTACACCCATCTATTCACTCCGAACTTAGTTAATCAATTCAATCCTGGCGCAAGTTGGTATGCAAGCATCTTTGAACCGAACGACTTTGCACAAGTCAAACAAGCCTTTCCTATTGTTTTGACAGCGGGGAGTGCCAATGCACCATTCACTACCCTGGGCGGCAATAACAACACCTATCCGCAGGGACGCAAGGTTACACAGTGGCAGATCAACGATAACTTGATCTGGACCCAGGGTAAGAATACTTACAAATTCGGCATCAACACGCGGCGTATCGATGTAAGTGATTACGACCTCGGTGAAGGAACTGTACCTACTGTCATCTATAACGACCTTGCGCAGTTCACCTATGGCGCGGCCTACACAGCAAGCCAGACGTTCCCCGTCTCGTTGAAAGAACGAGTAGCGGCGGGCAATATTGACCTATACACGATGGATACCTATAAGCCCAACGCACGCACAACGCTCACCGCCGGAATGCGGACAACTTGGAACACCAATCCTACTAATGAACAGCGCCTGTTTGCGCGCCCCGCAGGATCGTTCCTCGATCTCTCACACGACACAACGCAACCACTCAATCAAGTTATCCAGACGCAGGTAAGTGGTCTCTTCCCTGCTACACCGTTATTTGTTTGGCAACCTCGTGTTTCGGTGGCATACCAAGTTACTCCGAGAGTTGTCATACATACCGGCTTTGGCGTCTTCAATGACATCATCCCAGCGCAGATCGCCGACCTTGCTGCGACCAATGCTCCCTACTCACCGACCTTCGTAGGCGGAATCGGTGGACAAGTTGGAGGAATTGGCATTGCACCGAGCGTAACCAATAGCGCTATCGATGCCACTGCTAACGCCAATCAAAACTTTCAGTCCACATTTAGCGCGGGGGCAGCTCCATGCACAGGCATTGCAACAGGTGCAGCGACATGTCCTCTGGCTGTAAGTCTGAACACCTTTCCTAGCGGAACACTCAAGACGCCGTATTACTACCAGTACAACCTCGGAATAGAACAGCAGATCGGCGCGCATGGTTCGTTGCGGGTCGACTACGTCGGCACTCGCGGCTTGCATGAGCCCTACCAGGTCCAATTGAATGGCTATCAGACAGTCTGCAAGGGTTGCTTTGCTCCATATCCTTATCAGCAGCCGATTGACCAACGCTTCGGCAGTGTCGATGAATTTCGTACCGATGCAAATAGTGTCTACTCTGGCCTGCAAACCAGCGTGACGCAACAATTCAAATCCCTCACGCTGAAAGGCAACTATACCTTCAGTCACTGCCTCGACGAGGTCTCCAATGGAGGCCTACTTCCCTTCTCTACTCAAGGCATTCTGTCGCCACTACCCGGCGAACTCAGCCACCAATACGGAGACTGCGATTACGATGTGCGTCATAATGTCAGCGCCTTCGGGATATACCAGATTCCATTTTTCTCTTCTCATAGCTTTCTGCGGGCAGTCCTGGGCGGTTGGTCATACTCTGAAACAGCGTTCTTTCACACTGGGCTTCCCTTCACCGTACTGAGTCAGCCCTACACAGCAAACAACAACGGAGTCTTTCAAAACAGTGGACCTCAGTTCGCACGGAGAGTTCCCGGTGTACCGCTCTACCGAAAGACTCCCTATCCAGGCGTCACGCAGGCGGGAACGAAACAATGGCTGAACCCTGAGGCCTTCGTCTCTGTCGTTGATCCCACAACGGGCGCATGCACAGGAGGCGACTCTATAGCCACCTGCCAGTTCGGCAATGCAGGCCGCAACACAGTGCGCGGACCGCACTTCACCGATTCCGACATCTATATAACGAAGAAGTTCCCGATCACGGAGGCAGTGTCTTTACGCTTTGATACGCAATTCTTCAATGCATTCAATCATCCAAACTTCGCACTCCCCAGCAATGTAGAGGCTGGAGTTCCAGGAGTCTACGTCCCGGCAAAATTCGGCACGCTTGAAAGCACGATCTCTCCACCGACCGGACTACTCGGCGTCGGTCTGGGTGGAGATAGTTCGCCGCGCATGATTGCCTTTCAAGCAAGGATCGAGTTCTAG